TCATAGAGTTGGGACACAAGATTTGCCTGGAAGAAGTTATTTGATCAAGTTAGACCACAAGTTAAGTCATGAAATATCCAGTCGGTGAAGATTAGACCATAAAATTGGTCTAAAAATTATTGTAAAGACAAAGATCAGAGAAGAAGCCTATATGTTAAGTTGTAATTATTAAAATTACAAAGTGAATTGTCCATAAATTGACATCAAATTGTGCGATGAAAACAATCTTTCTAGGTGCATGGATTATTGCATTGAGAAAAATGTTTGAAGATGAAGAACTAGTACAAAGTGATATTAGAATTTGCAAGGAGATTGTTAATCGTGATTGTGTTTGAATTGATCTGAGAAAGTTTGATTTAAGGGAGGTAATGCTGGTATATtaaatcaaaactgaaaatataGAAGTTTCTATGTTATTGTTTAGTAGCAGTATTTTAGTAAAATTTGTAATTGTTTAATGGCAGTATTTTAGTAAAATCAAGTTTTTAGTAGTTTATTGGAGTCAAATTATGGCAGTTTTATTATTTAGGAATTGCTATTATTAGGTAATTTAGGCTTGTTCTTACGGTGTTATTGATATTATATTATTGATTTATTCCTTTTCTCTCATACATATATTAGTACACTAACTAatctgaatttgaaattcaaattttaatggtTTTATGAAATTTATCTTCTATAGtttatttttggaattttttgggTTCTAATTATTCATGACTTACATTCTCACAAATTTTTATGCCCTAATTATTTTTGGTTTAACTCTAGGACCGAAATAGTCCGCATTACAAATAAATCcaatatttattttatcattttttttctatcaAAGAGGATCGGCAGTAGTTCCATACTTATCCCGTTGGTTACTGGAATTTTTTGGGTTGTAATCATTCTCATAAATTTTTGCGTCCTAATTATTTTTGGCCTAACTCTAGGAGCGAAATAGTCTGCATTACAAATAAatccaatttttcttttatcttttttttttcaattaaaggGGATCGGCAATAGTTTCATGCTTATCCCTTTGACCACTCTAGATTGTAATCTCTCGAGTCTTTTTTTGATTTCCGAAACGTTAGAAATTTTATATCACAACAAACTATACACTGTTGGAGCAAGGGCTCCTATTTTACATCAGTGTAGTTAGCACTCTGGGGTGGAGTAATTCCACTCCATGTCACAAAAGTTTAAAAGAGCAATTTTGCTCAAACTATAGCATAGGCTATCAACGTCCTCATTTAACCTATCAAAAAAACACATTCGAAACCATGAGGTCATTTTTTGTATGTCCTCTATTATAGTGGCTGACTCCAAACTCCTGGCTTTTCTAGCTCGTATTTGGTCTAGCAGCTTCCTATCCTCAATTCGTATCTTGATGTCTTGCCATCCCTTTGTTGCTGCTTTGATCATACAGAGCCTCACAGCCTCTGTAGTGTCCTGAGCTTTGTTCCCTGCTTGCCTTTCCTTTAGCGACTAGGCTGCAATTCCTTGGCGTGCGTCATTCACAGCTGTGATGCCTATACCAAAGGATTTGTTTCCATTCTGGTGTTGGGTCGCCAGCTTTAGTGTTACCACTTCAGAGTCAGTTTGCTCTCTTTGATTGTTCTCTTCTTGCCTTATTGTTTCTGTTGTGCTTCTTCTTGGTCTTTGCTGGATTGCTTCCTGGTATTCTTTCCATTCTTTAGCAGCTTTTTCACTCACTTTAAGGGGATGTTGTTGTATTGAGTTGAACATTCTGGCATTTCTCGAATTCCAAATTCGCCATAGCACGTTGACAGTTAGCGCTATGTGATCATCACCTTCTTTCTTGGTTCTTGCATGCGTCATCATAGAGGTCCACCATTGTTTGAAACAGCCTGTTTGATCTTCCAGTCCATCCCAGTTAACTAATGCAAATTTCCATATTCCTTTTGCTGTCTTGCATTGCAGCAGCGTGTGCTCAATTGATTCCTCCTTTTCTCCACATCCACAGCATATCGAGTCTCCTCTTTGTCTCCTATGGAAGATTTGAGCCTTTGTTGGTATCCCGTTATTGATGCATTTCcacacaaaaaatttcaactcatATTTGATAGGTAACTTCCAAAGTGCCTTCCATAATTTCCTGTCTGTTTGTTGATAGCTACATCCTTCTCTTTTGTTACTTTCTTCCCTTCGTTTCCTCTTCTCTTGCTGCAGATGTTTGTAGCCAGATGCTACAGTGTATTGACCTGTTTTGCAGTGTTTCCATACCAAGCTATCTCCTCTTTCCGCCAGGCTTATTGGGATGTTGAGGATGTGTTCTGCATCTTCTCTATTAAAAACTTTAAAGATTAACACTCTATTCCATCTATGCTGGACCATGAGTTGGGAGACCTTTTGCAAGCTGCATCTCTCTAGTTTCTGAGTTTTAATCCTTCCTCCACTATCGTTGTTGATCCAGTTGTCTTCCTAAATGTTGGTCCCCCTTCCATTTCCTATCCTTTTTTTGCACCATTCTCTAATTACCTCTCTGGCACTCATTAGACTTTGCCAAATCCAAGATGCGTTTTTGGGGATCTTGCTCTCAAGCATTGGATCTTCTTGGAAAtatttacttttcaaaaactTGCTTACCAGAAGATTGGGTTGGGTCATTATTCTCCATACTTGTTTTGCAAGTAAGGCTTTGTTGAATAGCTGAATATTTTTGAAGCCCATTCCTCCTTCTTCTTTAATTCTGGTGCATCTCTCCCAAGCAATCCAATGCTTcttatcttttttcttgttttatccCCACCAGCATTTAGCCATCAGTGAACAAATTTCCTTGCATAGCTTTTGGGTAAGCTTGTAGCAGGACATGGCGTATGTTGGCATAGCCATTGTTATTGACTTCAATAGAGTTTCCTTGCCTGCTTGGCTGAGTAGCTTTGTCTTCCAATGCTCCATCTTTTTCCTTATGTTGTCCCTTATAAACTCAAAAATCTGTTCTTTTGATCGTGTAATTATCATTGGTAGCCCTAGATACTTCCCTTGATGTATAGCCCGGATTCCTCGTAGTTCTTCCCTTATTGCTTCCTTCACCCTCTGATCAATGTTCTTACTGAAGAATACTGAGGGTTTCTCTAAATTGATTAGTTGACCTGATGCTGCTTCATATTTGTTTAAAATTGCCTTCAattcttttgcttctttttgatCAGCTTTGCTCAGTATCAACGAATCATCTGCAAAAAAGAGATGGGTTAGTGCAGGACCATTCCAGCTGATCTTCATTCCTTCAATCTTCTTGCTGGTTTCTGCTTTTCTGAGTAGGCTGGAGAACCCTTCTGAACATATTAGGAATAGGTATGGTGAAAGGGGGTCGCCTTGTCTTAATCCTCTCTCTAGCTTTACAAGTTCTCTTGCTTCTCCATTCACACTGAAAAAGTAGGACACAGTAGTTATACAGTTCATTATCCACTCAATCTAGGTGTCACAAAAACCCATTTTATTCATCATAGCTTTCAAGTAATTCCATTCCAGTCTATCATAGGCTTTAGACATATCAAGTTTAACTGCCATGCATCCAATTTGcccgtttcttttatttttcagatGATGAAGAAATTCATGAGCTAATATGACATTGTCCAGAATTTGTCTACCC
The genomic region above belongs to Coffea arabica cultivar ET-39 chromosome 7c, Coffea Arabica ET-39 HiFi, whole genome shotgun sequence and contains:
- the LOC140010615 gene encoding uncharacterized protein — translated: MVQHRWNRVLIFKVFNREDAEHILNIPISLAERGDSLVWKHCKTGQYTVASGYKHLQQEKRKRREESNKREGCSYQQTDRKLWKALWKLPIKYELKFFVWKCINNGIPTKAQIFHRRQRGDSICCGCGEKEESIEHTLLQCKTAKGIWKFALVNWDGLEDQTGCFKQWWTSMMTHARTKKEGDDHIALTVNVLWRIWNSRNARMFNSIQQHPLKVSEKAAKEWKEYQEAIQQRPRRSTTETIRQEENNQREQTDSEVVTLKLATQHQNGNKSFGIGITAVNDARQGIAA